A stretch of DNA from uncultured Fibrobacter sp.:
TGACATGAAAATGGCGAGCTTGGGCTATTACAACCGTACGGCTCCTGTACAGATGTTCCGCGATCCGGTTCGCAACCGCATTATTCCGGTGTACCACATGCAGGCGGCCTCGGTGTCCGAGGCGTATGCGCTCCTGACTTATTCCAGCGAAACCGACGAGTGGGAAGGCAACGTGAATGTGGCTCTCTATAACATTCGCGGAACCGCCCGCGACTTGACTTTGGAAGGCTATACTGCAGACGATGCCCGCAGGCTAGAGGGCTCGTACAAGGAACCGTGGATTTTCGGTACCGAATGGAATGTGATTGCCCGCGGTTATTTTGACGAAGACTCTTCGGAACGCGATGCCTATGGCGAGCTTGGAATTTCGCGAGATATCGGTTTTGACTTTACCGTGGGCGTGTTCGTTGGCATCGGGAGCAATCGCAAGACATCTTCGCTTGAACTCTCTTACGTGTCGCTTGATCGATTTGTGCTGCCGCGCTCGGGCACGCGCTTCAACGGCTCGATTGTTTGGAATATGGCTCGTCCCGATTCCTTGGACAATTACCTGAAGGCCTCGGCCAAATTCTCGCGGTATATTCCTTTGTTCGGCAATTGGATTACGCGCTTTAGCGGGGCCGCCGGCGGAATCTTCCCGACGGATGCGGACTTGGACCGCTTCGACTATTTTGCGTTGGGCGGCATGGATAGCTTCAAGGGCATGGATGT
This window harbors:
- a CDS encoding BamA/TamA family outer membrane protein encodes the protein MLFATFVMAKGEGACTVDSISWVGDHSEFDELQMDGAKGLPCDAWKLQADKLIRYYENRGFLSAKLSGELDSAGVLTVQLDRGIPWVWADPENMDSSGSDIEVFRRQTKIEPGKLVSPLELERSDMKMASLGYYNRTAPVQMFRDPVRNRIIPVYHMQAASVSEAYALLTYSSETDEWEGNVNVALYNIRGTARDLTLEGYTADDARRLEGSYKEPWIFGTEWNVIARGYFDEDSSERDAYGELGISRDIGFDFTVGVFVGIGSNRKTSSLELSYVSLDRFVLPRSGTRFNGSIVWNMARPDSLDNYLKASAKFSRYIPLFGNWITRFSGAAGGIFPTDADLDRFDYFALGGMDSFKGMDVRFMRTRAYGYSEFALLWQDGYDLSIEAFYQPGLYRAFSRPDRGWKREHDYGVAFTQYRGNWSVNLYYALRNGENYLDGIIGFGLKTLF